Proteins found in one Poecilia reticulata strain Guanapo linkage group LG15, Guppy_female_1.0+MT, whole genome shotgun sequence genomic segment:
- the LOC103477139 gene encoding sialic acid-binding Ig-like lectin 7 isoform X1: protein MEARRSVMAAVSDDMLTVLTVNLLLSVSFLSGRPTGCEEDKGFIFTAPREIEALSGACLQIPCSFTVKPQHKFNPRRKTFGFWLKPGAPILNSPKNVVYNSKQLKNKYDMNITGNLREKNCTTVFSKINSEQADKYYFRVENGPFKISAICKPVKVNVRDSAWRPRIEISGDMKEMNSVIITCSAFTPCPQSPPKLTWNLEPDHRRLTEKNTDGTFTDKIQKNITLSDTHDGFNITCFVRYPVDGGKHKFAKAEVTLSVFYAPKNTSASISLSKDGWVNLTCSSRANPPVSFFTWFRNGTNGAMQVADGDVYRLNITKGGIYYCVATNDLGNQTSPEVHLTGRQKGSMQDERPYERRGIISAPVKTSLVSVSFVVLLGIFIKVIMWFLKVRYVSKERPQGVLETLRTSVSKCESEEVMFDMRI, encoded by the exons ATGGAGGCTCGTAGAAGTGTGATGGCCGCCGTGTCTGACGACATGCTGACAGTGCTGACAGTCAACTTGTTACTGAGTGTCTCCTTTCTTTCAG GAAGACCGACTGGATGTGAAGAGGACAAAGGCTTCATCTTTACTGCACCGAGAGAGATCGAGGCACTGAGTGGAGCCTGTTTGCAAATCCCTTGTAGCTTTACAGTGAAACCACAGCACAAGTTCAATCCTCggagaaaaacatttggattttgGCTAAAACCTGGAGCCCCGATTCTCAACAGTCCGAAAAACGTGGTTTACAACAGcaagcagctgaaaaacaaatatgacaTGAATATTACTGGAAACCTGAGGGAGAAGAACTGCACCACTGTGTTTTCTAAGATAAACTCAGAGCAAGCGGACAAATACTACTTCAGGGTTGAGAACGGCCCGTTCAAAATAAGCGCTATTTGTAAGCCGGTTAAAGTAAACGTTAGAG ATTCTGCTTGGAGACCTAGGATTGAAATCTCAGGTGACATGAAGGAGATGAACTCTGTCATCATAACGTGCTCAGCTTTCACTCCCTGTCCACAATCGCCTCCCAAACTCACCTGGAACCTGGAACCAGACCACCGCAGACTGACGGAGAAGAACACGGACGGAACGTTTACAGATAAAATCCAGAAGAACATCACGCTATCAGACACGCATGATGGATTCAACATCACCTGCTTCGTCAGATATCCTGTGGATGGAGGAAAGCACAAGTTTGCAAAGGCAGAAGTGACCCTCAGTGTTTTCT ATGCTCCCAAAAACACTTCAGCTTCCATCAGTTTGTCAAAAGATGGTTGGGTGAACCTGACGTGTTCCAGCAGAGCCAATCCTCCCGTCAGCTTCTTCACCTGGTTCAGGAACGGCACAAATGGAGCCATGCAAGTGGCCGACGGAGACGTATACAGACTTAATATCACCAAGGGGGGGATTTATTACTGTGTGGCCACCAACGATCTTGGTAATCAGACATCTCCAGAGGTTCATCTGACTGGTCGACAAAAAG gGAGCATGCAGGATGAAAGACCTTATGAAAGAAGAG GAATCATTAGTGCTCCAGTTAAGACCTCACTTGTGTCAGTATCATTTGTTGTTCTGCTTGGCATCTTCATCAAAGTCATCATGTG GTTTCTTAAGGTCAGATATGTATCTAAAGAGAGGCCCCAAGGAG TCCTTGAGACACTAAGGACTAGTGTCTCAAAATGCGAGTCAGAAGAAGTGATGTTCGATATGAGGATCTAA
- the LOC103477139 gene encoding sialic acid-binding Ig-like lectin 7 isoform X2, which translates to MEARRSVMAAVSDDMLTVLTVNLLLSVSFLSGRPTGCEEDKGFIFTAPREIEALSGACLQIPCSFTVKPQHKFNPRRKTFGFWLKPGAPILNSPKNVVYNSKQLKNKYDMNITGNLREKNCTTVFSKINSEQADKYYFRVENGPFKISAICKPVKVNVRDSAWRPRIEISGDMKEMNSVIITCSAFTPCPQSPPKLTWNLEPDHRRLTEKNTDGTFTDKIQKNITLSDTHDGFNITCFVRYPVDGGKHKFAKAEVTLSVFYAPKNTSASISLSKDGWVNLTCSSRANPPVSFFTWFRNGTNGAMQVADGDVYRLNITKGGIYYCVATNDLGNQTSPEVHLTGRQKGSMQDERPYERRGIISAPVKTSLVSVSFVVLLGIFIKVIMWFLKVRYVSKERPQGGVSLRH; encoded by the exons ATGGAGGCTCGTAGAAGTGTGATGGCCGCCGTGTCTGACGACATGCTGACAGTGCTGACAGTCAACTTGTTACTGAGTGTCTCCTTTCTTTCAG GAAGACCGACTGGATGTGAAGAGGACAAAGGCTTCATCTTTACTGCACCGAGAGAGATCGAGGCACTGAGTGGAGCCTGTTTGCAAATCCCTTGTAGCTTTACAGTGAAACCACAGCACAAGTTCAATCCTCggagaaaaacatttggattttgGCTAAAACCTGGAGCCCCGATTCTCAACAGTCCGAAAAACGTGGTTTACAACAGcaagcagctgaaaaacaaatatgacaTGAATATTACTGGAAACCTGAGGGAGAAGAACTGCACCACTGTGTTTTCTAAGATAAACTCAGAGCAAGCGGACAAATACTACTTCAGGGTTGAGAACGGCCCGTTCAAAATAAGCGCTATTTGTAAGCCGGTTAAAGTAAACGTTAGAG ATTCTGCTTGGAGACCTAGGATTGAAATCTCAGGTGACATGAAGGAGATGAACTCTGTCATCATAACGTGCTCAGCTTTCACTCCCTGTCCACAATCGCCTCCCAAACTCACCTGGAACCTGGAACCAGACCACCGCAGACTGACGGAGAAGAACACGGACGGAACGTTTACAGATAAAATCCAGAAGAACATCACGCTATCAGACACGCATGATGGATTCAACATCACCTGCTTCGTCAGATATCCTGTGGATGGAGGAAAGCACAAGTTTGCAAAGGCAGAAGTGACCCTCAGTGTTTTCT ATGCTCCCAAAAACACTTCAGCTTCCATCAGTTTGTCAAAAGATGGTTGGGTGAACCTGACGTGTTCCAGCAGAGCCAATCCTCCCGTCAGCTTCTTCACCTGGTTCAGGAACGGCACAAATGGAGCCATGCAAGTGGCCGACGGAGACGTATACAGACTTAATATCACCAAGGGGGGGATTTATTACTGTGTGGCCACCAACGATCTTGGTAATCAGACATCTCCAGAGGTTCATCTGACTGGTCGACAAAAAG gGAGCATGCAGGATGAAAGACCTTATGAAAGAAGAG GAATCATTAGTGCTCCAGTTAAGACCTCACTTGTGTCAGTATCATTTGTTGTTCTGCTTGGCATCTTCATCAAAGTCATCATGTG GTTTCTTAAGGTCAGATATGTATCTAAAGAGAGGCCCCAAGGAGGTGTG TCCTTGAGACACTAA